Proteins found in one Bacillus subtilis subsp. subtilis str. 168 genomic segment:
- the citT gene encoding two-component response regulator (Evidence 1a: Function from experimental evidences in the studied strain; PubMedId: 10972810, 11717295, 12949159, 16842348; Product type r: regulator), whose product MIHIAIAEDDFRVAQIHERLIKQLDGFKIIGKAANAKETLALLKEHKADLLLLDIYMPDELGTALIPDIRSRFPEVDIMIITAATETRHLQEALRAGIAHYLIKPVTADKFRQVLLQYKEKRKLLMSQPEVSQSMIDHIFGNGVKTALPAEDLPTGINSITLRKIKEALQTASEGLTAEELGEKMGASRTTARRYAEYLVSKEEARAELEYGIIGRPERKYYLAAD is encoded by the coding sequence TTGATTCACATCGCGATTGCGGAGGATGATTTTCGAGTTGCGCAAATCCATGAGAGATTGATTAAACAGCTTGATGGATTCAAGATTATCGGCAAGGCGGCTAACGCAAAAGAGACATTGGCGCTTTTGAAGGAACACAAGGCTGATTTGCTTCTGCTGGATATTTATATGCCGGACGAGCTTGGGACCGCGTTGATTCCTGATATACGAAGCCGATTTCCTGAAGTGGACATTATGATTATCACAGCGGCAACAGAAACCCGTCATTTGCAGGAAGCGCTAAGGGCGGGAATTGCCCACTATTTGATCAAACCCGTAACAGCTGACAAGTTCAGGCAGGTGCTGCTTCAGTATAAAGAAAAAAGGAAGCTGCTCATGTCTCAGCCGGAGGTCAGCCAATCCATGATCGACCATATTTTTGGGAACGGTGTGAAGACAGCTTTGCCGGCAGAGGATTTGCCGACTGGCATTAATTCGATTACACTGCGAAAAATTAAGGAAGCGCTTCAGACTGCGTCAGAAGGATTGACAGCGGAGGAACTTGGGGAAAAAATGGGGGCGTCACGAACAACTGCCCGCCGTTATGCCGAGTACCTTGTGTCAAAGGAAGAAGCAAGAGCCGAGCTTGAATACGGGATTATCGGCAGGCCGGAGAGAAAATATTATTTGGCGGCGGATTAG
- the yflP gene encoding putative tricarboxylate transporter component (Evidence 3: Putative function from multiple computational evidences; PubMedId: 11029430; Product type t: transporter) has product MKKSIILLNILLIFMQGDIRQAAAPRLPDGPIEIVVPAEPSGGWDVTAQAIQSVLRQKQIVKDDVHIVYKSGGGGEKGWKYVNKSSKQTISMTSSLILSNDLLGQSKLKMSDFTPLAILSKEWQTVALPKGSALTNGKDVLNEINMHPGKVRIGFAPGFGNDDQLSFVRAADMYGIDPFDIQFSQYDSSEQLIQALIRHEIEAASMTLSEAKPYERNGDITLAAVTSDKRLPGFPNVPTWKEQGIPFVFSHWRGILGPKNMSEEEISYWDQALKKVTSSPEWKRKINEQDWESFYLNSRETKRFLEEQSAFYQSIMTGN; this is encoded by the coding sequence ATGAAAAAATCTATAATCCTATTGAATATTCTATTGATCTTTATGCAGGGTGATATCAGGCAGGCGGCTGCGCCGCGCCTGCCGGACGGGCCGATAGAAATTGTCGTCCCTGCCGAACCTTCTGGCGGCTGGGATGTCACAGCGCAGGCGATCCAATCAGTTTTGAGGCAGAAGCAGATCGTGAAGGATGATGTTCATATCGTCTATAAATCCGGCGGCGGGGGAGAGAAAGGCTGGAAATATGTCAACAAAAGCAGCAAACAAACCATCAGCATGACGTCCAGCCTAATATTGAGCAATGATCTTCTCGGGCAAAGCAAATTAAAAATGTCCGATTTTACGCCGCTCGCCATTCTCTCCAAGGAATGGCAGACGGTTGCATTGCCAAAAGGATCAGCGTTAACAAATGGCAAGGATGTGCTGAATGAGATCAACATGCATCCCGGCAAGGTGAGAATCGGCTTTGCCCCGGGGTTTGGCAATGATGATCAGCTCTCGTTCGTCAGAGCGGCAGATATGTACGGCATTGACCCGTTTGACATTCAATTCTCACAGTATGACAGCAGCGAACAGCTCATTCAGGCGCTGATCAGACATGAGATAGAAGCGGCTTCCATGACACTTTCTGAAGCGAAACCATATGAACGAAACGGCGATATCACGTTAGCCGCTGTAACGTCTGATAAAAGACTTCCCGGTTTTCCAAATGTACCGACGTGGAAGGAGCAGGGAATCCCGTTTGTTTTTTCTCATTGGAGAGGGATTTTGGGCCCGAAAAATATGTCTGAGGAAGAGATTTCTTACTGGGATCAAGCGCTAAAGAAGGTCACCTCCTCACCTGAATGGAAGCGGAAAATAAACGAACAGGACTGGGAAAGCTTTTATTTAAACAGCAGGGAAACGAAACGGTTTTTAGAAGAGCAATCTGCTTTTTATCAAAGCATCATGACAGGAAATTAA
- the citM gene encoding transporter of divalent metal ions/citrate complexes (Evidence 1a: Function from experimental evidences in the studied strain; PubMedId: 12427932, 12533460, 12906362, 12949159, 15849754, 16842348, 16850406, 24415722, 22720735; Product type t: transporter) has protein sequence MLAILGFLMMLVFMALIMTKRLSVLTALVLTPIVFALIAGFGFTEVGDMMISGIQQVAPTAVMIMFAILYFGIMIDTGLFDPMVGKILSMVKGDPLKIVVGTAVLTMLVALDGDGSTTYMITTSAMLPLYLLLGIRPIILAGIAGVGMGIMNTIPWGGATPRAASALGVDPAELTGPMIPVIASGMLCMVAVAYVLGKAERKRLGVIELKQPANANEPAAAVEDEWKRPKLWWFNLLLTLSLIGCLVSGKVSLTVLFVIAFCIALIVNYPNLEHQRQRIAAHSSNVLAIGSMIFAAGVFTGILTGTKMVDEMAISLVSMIPEQMGGLIPAIVALTSGIFTFLMPNDAYFYGVLPILSETAVAYGVDKVEIARASIIGQPIHMLSPLVPSTHLLVGLVGVSIDDHQKFALKWAVLAVIVMTAIALLIGAISISV, from the coding sequence GTGTTAGCAATCTTAGGCTTTCTCATGATGCTTGTGTTTATGGCATTGATCATGACAAAACGGCTTTCTGTTTTAACAGCATTAGTTTTGACGCCGATTGTGTTTGCGCTTATCGCCGGATTTGGATTTACTGAAGTTGGGGACATGATGATTTCGGGGATTCAGCAAGTCGCGCCGACTGCGGTCATGATTATGTTTGCGATCTTATATTTTGGAATTATGATTGATACAGGCCTGTTTGATCCAATGGTTGGCAAAATTTTAAGCATGGTCAAAGGAGACCCTTTAAAAATTGTTGTCGGGACAGCGGTTCTTACAATGCTCGTCGCCTTGGACGGAGATGGCTCGACAACGTACATGATTACGACAAGCGCCATGCTTCCGCTCTATTTGCTGCTAGGCATCCGGCCAATTATCTTGGCAGGAATCGCGGGAGTCGGCATGGGAATCATGAACACGATTCCATGGGGAGGTGCGACGCCGAGGGCGGCGAGTGCGCTGGGGGTTGATCCAGCTGAGCTTACAGGGCCGATGATTCCTGTCATTGCAAGCGGGATGCTTTGTATGGTGGCAGTTGCGTATGTGCTTGGAAAAGCGGAACGAAAGCGCCTTGGTGTGATTGAACTGAAACAGCCAGCCAATGCCAATGAACCGGCTGCTGCGGTTGAAGATGAGTGGAAGCGGCCGAAGCTTTGGTGGTTCAATTTATTGTTAACGCTTTCTTTAATAGGATGTTTAGTATCGGGTAAAGTCAGTTTAACCGTACTGTTTGTCATTGCGTTTTGTATTGCGCTGATTGTGAATTATCCCAATCTCGAGCATCAGAGACAGCGCATCGCGGCGCATTCCAGCAACGTGCTGGCTATCGGTTCAATGATTTTTGCTGCGGGGGTGTTCACGGGGATTTTGACAGGCACGAAAATGGTTGATGAAATGGCGATCTCGCTCGTGTCCATGATACCGGAACAAATGGGCGGATTGATCCCGGCGATTGTTGCCTTAACAAGCGGCATTTTCACATTTTTGATGCCGAATGACGCGTATTTCTACGGGGTGCTGCCGATTTTATCAGAAACAGCTGTCGCATACGGTGTGGATAAAGTGGAAATTGCCAGAGCCTCTATTATCGGCCAGCCGATTCATATGCTGAGTCCGCTTGTGCCATCCACTCATTTGCTTGTCGGACTCGTCGGAGTTTCTATTGATGACCATCAAAAATTCGCATTGAAATGGGCGGTTCTCGCAGTGATCGTCATGACGGCTATCGCTCTATTGATCGGTGCGATCTCTATTTCCGTATGA
- the yflN gene encoding putative metal-dependent hydrolase (Evidence 3: Putative function from multiple computational evidences; PubMedId: 10972810, 22720735; Product type e: enzyme) produces MSDPYMPLTSVRSGAGFEAAKGVHGLTVQIANVYFIQLPSEPHSFVLIDAGMPQSAGVIVNEAKQRFGEGFQLKAIILTHGHFDHIGAIEEILEHWDVPVYIHSREMPYVTGKEDYPPARPDSKSGLVAKLSPLFPRHSIDISSHVQALPEDGSVPFLDEWMWIATPGHTPGHISLFRDDGRVLVAGDAVITVEQEKMADVLIQKQELHGPPAYFTPDTETAAESILKLAGLEPEALLTGHGIPMTGKNFRSDLTELANRLSSI; encoded by the coding sequence ATGAGTGATCCTTATATGCCGCTGACTTCAGTCAGAAGCGGAGCGGGGTTCGAAGCGGCAAAAGGGGTGCACGGCCTGACTGTGCAAATTGCGAATGTCTATTTTATTCAGCTGCCTTCTGAACCTCACTCATTTGTTTTAATTGATGCCGGCATGCCCCAATCAGCCGGCGTGATTGTCAATGAAGCCAAACAAAGATTCGGTGAAGGGTTTCAGCTGAAGGCGATTATCCTCACACACGGGCACTTTGACCATATTGGGGCAATCGAAGAGATCCTTGAGCATTGGGATGTGCCTGTTTATATCCATTCTCGGGAAATGCCTTATGTAACAGGTAAAGAGGATTATCCTCCGGCTCGTCCTGACAGCAAGAGCGGGCTGGTCGCTAAGCTGTCGCCGCTGTTTCCGCGGCACTCTATCGATATTTCCTCACATGTCCAGGCACTGCCGGAAGACGGTTCAGTTCCTTTTCTTGACGAGTGGATGTGGATCGCGACACCAGGACACACGCCGGGCCATATTTCGTTATTCCGCGATGACGGCCGCGTGCTTGTGGCAGGTGATGCTGTTATTACAGTGGAACAGGAGAAAATGGCTGACGTCTTGATACAAAAACAGGAGCTTCACGGGCCGCCGGCTTATTTCACGCCTGACACAGAGACGGCCGCTGAGTCCATTCTAAAGCTGGCCGGTCTTGAACCGGAAGCGTTATTGACCGGGCACGGCATACCGATGACCGGCAAAAACTTTCGAAGTGACTTAACTGAATTGGCAAATCGGTTATCGTCTATTTGA